The Amblyomma americanum isolate KBUSLIRL-KWMA chromosome 5, ASM5285725v1, whole genome shotgun sequence genome window below encodes:
- the LOC144134743 gene encoding uncharacterized protein LOC144134743: MQLPSRMTHGSDTADVRPPDQLHAPTWDHRWILQSATTCADHYMHLGQVATPPDWAIYCHPTRAAATGHGSATRMRFTDNPFLLLVQLFLALLDHAGDRSMQLPSRMTHGSDTADVRPPDQLHAPTWDHRWILQSATTCADHYMHLGQVATPPDWAIYCHPTRAAATGHGSATRMRFTDNPFLLLVQVRKRYGVCIRSNNPFLLVLPCPRLLFDVTVSLRKLLLLGGDIEANPGPDTAQILTQLQEIASDIKEIKEKRLADIDNKLDALARLEKQVPSCQEQVAQISEVIERLEERIDDLDNRSRRCNLIVYGLSESEEETKETLRERVNKDIVQDKLDLDAVAIERIHRLGQPAGNKIRPVIMKLLDYREKESILKRGFKLKNSDLSIGEDFSRKIRDIRKKLWDSAKPNRDNGDKVSLSFNTLYINGQAFVWDSENAVKVPFGKKNDKATTPESQNDNVSSPRMTRRRAHSKK; the protein is encoded by the coding sequence ATGCAGCTGCCTTCAAGAATGACTCACGGATCAGACACTGCCGACGTACGCCCACCAGACCAGCTACACGCGCCCACATGGGATCACCGATGGATTCTACAATCAGCGACCACATGCGCAGACCACTACATGCATCTGGGACAAGTGGCGACACCACCAGACTGGGCTATATATTGCCACCCCACGCGCGCGGCGGCCACTGGGCACGGCAGCGCTACCAGGATGCGGTTCACCGACAATCCTTTCTTGCTTCTTGTGCAGCTTTTCTTGGCCCTGCTAGATCATGCCGGTGACAGAAGCATGCAGCTGCCTTCAAGAATGACTCACGGATCAGACACTGCCGACGTACGCCCACCAGACCAGCTACACGCGCCCACATGGGATCACCGATGGATTCTACAATCAGCGACCACATGCGCAGACCACTACATGCATCTGGGACAAGTGGCGACACCACCAGACTGGGCTATATATTGCCACCCCACGCGCGCGGCGGCCACTGGGCACGGCAGCGCTACCAGGATGCGGTTCACCGACAATCCTTTCTTGCTTCTTGTGCAGGTTAGAAAACGCTACGGCGTTTGTATTCGCTCTAACAACCCATTCTTGttggtgctgccgtgcccgcggcTGTTGTTTGATGTTACTGTAAGCTTGCGCAAACTGCTATTGTTGGGGGGTGATATCGAAGCCAATCCTGGACCGGACACAGCTCAGATACTTACGCAGCTTCAAGAAATTGCCTCTGacataaaagaaataaaggagaagCGGCTGGCGGACATAGACAATAAACTCGATGCTCTTGCTAGACTAGAGAAACAGGTCCCTTCCTGCCAGGAGCAGGTCGCTCAGATTAGCGAAGTCATAGAAAGGTTAGAGGAAAGAATAGACGACTTGGACAACCGAAGCAGAAGATGTAATTTAATTGTCTATGGCCTATCGGAGAGTGAGGAAGAGACCAAGGAAACACTCAGAGAAAGGGTAAATAAAGATATTGTCCAGGATAAACTAGATCTCGACGCAGTGGCCATCGAGCGTATCCACCGTTTGGGGCAGCCTGCTGGAAACAAAATTAGACCTGTTATTATGAAGCTTTTAGACTACAGAGAGAAAGAATCAATACTGAAACGAGGCTTCAAGCTTAAAAATTCCGATCTGTCCATTGGCGAAGATTTCTCGCGGAAAATTAGAGATATTCGGAAAAAGTTGTGGGACAGCGCGAAGCCTAACCGGGACAATGGCGACAAAGTGTCCCTTTCCTTTAATACATTGTACATTAATGGTCAAGCATTTGTCTGGGACAGTGAAAACGCAGTGAAAGTGCCGTTtgggaaaaaaaacgacaaagcaACTACCCCAGAAAGCCAAAACGACAACGTCTCCAGCCCCCGAATGACGCGTCGAAGAGcacattcaaaaaaataa